The Thalassotalea psychrophila genome window below encodes:
- a CDS encoding mechanosensitive ion channel family protein, translating into MPEVLQQFSVLITNKIFLSVCVVIGMQFVSHQIVNFIRRGNDFLNERHRTWISRTKNMTVMIIAVMLLSLWWVELEKFALSIAAVAVAIVIASKELILCLSGSILRATSNAFVIGDWIRAGDNYGEVIEHNILSTVIQEIDFANNNYNYTGKTVTIPNSQFLTETVKNMNFMKRYVYHTFSITTDPTINAFAAREHIFTKMNEYSQDFLEIGRRYNNVIEKRLGVDLPGEEPYIRITTTEQGNFNFTIILFCPTEQAVSLEQRITQDYMEFRFQQINNKT; encoded by the coding sequence ATGCCAGAAGTTTTGCAGCAATTTTCCGTTTTAATAACCAATAAAATATTCTTATCGGTATGTGTCGTTATAGGTATGCAATTTGTATCCCATCAAATTGTGAACTTTATCCGCCGTGGTAATGACTTTTTAAATGAGCGCCATAGAACTTGGATTTCACGTACAAAAAATATGACGGTGATGATCATTGCGGTGATGTTGCTTAGTTTATGGTGGGTAGAATTGGAAAAATTCGCTTTATCTATCGCCGCAGTTGCAGTAGCAATTGTAATTGCCTCAAAAGAATTAATATTGTGTCTTAGTGGTTCTATATTAAGAGCTACATCAAATGCTTTCGTTATTGGTGATTGGATCAGAGCGGGTGATAATTATGGGGAAGTAATCGAACACAACATTTTATCTACCGTGATACAAGAAATAGACTTTGCCAATAACAATTATAATTACACAGGCAAAACTGTCACGATACCTAACAGTCAATTTTTAACTGAAACAGTTAAAAACATGAATTTTATGAAACGCTATGTCTATCACACCTTTTCTATAACCACAGACCCAACAATTAATGCATTCGCTGCACGTGAACATATATTTACCAAAATGAATGAATATAGCCAAGATTTTTTAGAGATTGGCAGACGTTACAATAATGTAATTGAAAAACGCCTTGGTGTAGATTTACCCGGTGAAGAACCATATATTCGAATTACCACTACAGAACAGGGCAACTTTAATTTTACGATCATTTTATTTTGCCCAACAGAACAAGCAGTATCATTAGAACAAAGGATCACTCAAGACTATATGGAATTTCGTTTTCAACAAATTAATAACAAAACTTAA
- a CDS encoding TonB-dependent receptor domain-containing protein: MSYKFNLGSLGIAVSIALSSQAAIAAEEVTAEEEDVERITVTGSRLKKAEFSDAAPIHVIKGEDALKSGVRTVAELLQNTSMVNGKQFDSSFNSNSGNSNASEPPPSGGVGSSNIGLRGLGPERTLILINGRRLGSSGVRGAPSQPDLSLIPVNMVDRVEVITEGASSIYGADAVAGVINVILKESFDGFEVSGSVSDTADGGGEEKDFSFITGFEGKKAKFAFSASYYERERVAVKDRTNCIKKIFRHDDGQKTSVCSSRFWDNTMLDLTGNITAGLTDDIAIFYTPGMTDIGVPGFSSALNLPIPSDPNVAITSANQRNRRIFSDQHHDGVDRMEADLISPMTRFSVAVNGSYSPDLWGGEEEIFYESYFFHRHLTSLASTEQIFPGVAPTIPQEDANGNIIVDGTGAPILVDNPLSPFSEEVSNILTLEDLPQERDVELNHFRFVTGLRGEFTSDWLEKNGWSYEMFVSYDRGVGKQDQPVMNESNLALTLGTLRLDVDGNPICGVSAPAGLGFITANECVPVNFFADSIFTGGEYGGGTFATQAEKDFLIGTRMNSTTVEQSMASAFATGELFDFDSGGATTIALGFEVRKDRIQSEGDMLGSTGLVAAENPLTEGPTVGSRTVTDVFAEVSMPIITNANWAELLEVEAAVRYTDESNFGNETTYRGRVTYMPTEAWLVSGSYGTSFRAPNLREQFLADQFGGVSGSADPCAVTEDMQTNSAYDPSKENRSATILANCDAQGADWTQIGLSGVPTIPTSASGNAQDLKPETSENITASLKWTPDFDGFDLNIGVTYWSLEVEDTIRTIDAATILKRCFDAENMDSPFCPRIEREQGSKPAALNFPTLVDNSFLNIGEETSKGVDVNTQFGTTLGDVFGSAVEFSWSNQYTLQTERELTIFKGEEAIDLLETFGTPEHRLVSTFNFTSGAWNWLIIANYMSSTGAEESVRETANCDLFITNEELVGKPQTVPVCDADSAVYFDTSLTYSGEDFAVTLGMNNVMDTEPELVDISAGSNRGNMVTSSGYDLLGRSYFLNATYRF, encoded by the coding sequence ATGTCTTATAAGTTTAATTTAGGAAGCTTAGGGATAGCTGTATCTATCGCACTAAGTAGCCAAGCTGCAATAGCAGCCGAAGAAGTAACCGCAGAAGAAGAAGACGTTGAACGAATTACCGTAACCGGTTCCCGCCTTAAAAAAGCCGAATTTTCAGATGCCGCTCCCATTCATGTTATTAAAGGTGAAGATGCCTTAAAATCTGGCGTGCGTACGGTAGCTGAATTATTGCAAAATACTTCTATGGTGAATGGTAAACAATTCGATAGTTCCTTTAACTCTAACTCAGGTAACTCAAATGCTTCTGAGCCACCGCCAAGTGGTGGTGTCGGTTCTTCGAACATTGGTTTGCGCGGTTTAGGACCAGAGCGAACGTTAATATTAATTAATGGCCGTCGTCTTGGTTCTTCTGGTGTGCGTGGTGCACCTTCGCAACCTGATTTAAGTTTAATCCCTGTTAATATGGTCGACCGGGTAGAGGTCATCACCGAAGGTGCTTCTTCTATTTATGGTGCAGATGCAGTTGCTGGTGTTATTAACGTTATATTAAAAGAAAGCTTTGATGGCTTTGAAGTCTCAGGTAGTGTTTCAGATACCGCTGATGGTGGTGGTGAAGAGAAAGATTTCTCTTTTATCACTGGTTTTGAAGGTAAAAAGGCCAAGTTTGCCTTTTCTGCATCTTATTATGAGCGTGAACGTGTCGCAGTAAAAGATCGGACTAACTGTATTAAAAAAATATTTAGACATGACGATGGTCAAAAAACCTCAGTCTGTTCCAGTCGTTTCTGGGATAATACCATGTTAGATCTTACTGGTAATATTACTGCAGGTTTAACTGATGATATTGCTATTTTCTATACACCAGGAATGACAGATATTGGTGTGCCTGGCTTTAGTTCCGCACTAAACTTACCTATTCCTTCTGATCCAAATGTGGCAATTACCAGTGCCAATCAACGTAACCGCCGCATATTTTCTGATCAACACCATGATGGTGTCGATCGCATGGAAGCCGACTTAATATCACCAATGACCCGATTTTCGGTTGCCGTTAATGGTTCATATTCGCCAGATTTATGGGGCGGAGAAGAAGAAATTTTCTATGAAAGTTATTTTTTCCATCGTCATTTAACCAGTCTCGCTTCAACCGAGCAAATATTTCCGGGCGTCGCTCCAACGATCCCGCAGGAAGACGCCAATGGCAATATCATTGTCGATGGTACTGGTGCGCCGATACTCGTAGATAACCCGTTAAGCCCATTCTCAGAAGAAGTGTCTAACATTTTAACGTTAGAAGATTTGCCTCAAGAGCGTGATGTTGAGTTGAACCATTTCCGTTTTGTTACCGGTTTGCGCGGTGAATTTACCAGTGACTGGCTAGAAAAAAATGGTTGGTCTTATGAAATGTTTGTTTCTTACGACCGTGGTGTTGGTAAACAAGATCAACCAGTCATGAATGAATCTAACTTGGCGTTAACGTTAGGTACTTTGCGTTTAGATGTTGATGGTAACCCAATTTGTGGTGTTAGCGCACCCGCTGGTCTTGGCTTTATTACTGCGAATGAATGTGTGCCGGTTAACTTTTTTGCCGACTCGATTTTTACCGGGGGTGAATATGGTGGTGGTACCTTTGCTACTCAAGCAGAGAAAGATTTCCTTATTGGCACGCGAATGAACTCTACCACAGTTGAACAATCAATGGCTTCGGCATTTGCTACAGGTGAATTGTTTGATTTTGATTCAGGTGGAGCAACAACAATCGCTTTAGGTTTTGAAGTTAGGAAAGATAGAATTCAATCTGAAGGTGATATGCTTGGTTCTACCGGCTTAGTTGCTGCAGAGAACCCGTTAACTGAAGGACCAACAGTAGGTTCTCGTACGGTTACCGATGTATTCGCTGAAGTTTCAATGCCAATTATTACCAATGCAAATTGGGCAGAATTGTTAGAAGTAGAAGCGGCTGTACGATATACCGACGAGTCTAACTTTGGCAATGAAACTACCTATCGTGGTCGTGTTACCTATATGCCAACAGAAGCGTGGTTGGTATCGGGTTCATATGGTACATCATTTAGAGCACCTAATTTACGAGAACAATTTTTAGCGGATCAATTTGGCGGTGTATCCGGTAGTGCCGATCCATGTGCTGTGACTGAAGACATGCAAACCAATAGTGCCTACGATCCAAGCAAAGAAAATCGCTCTGCGACCATCTTAGCCAATTGTGATGCGCAAGGTGCCGACTGGACGCAAATCGGTTTAAGTGGTGTACCAACCATTCCAACCTCAGCCAGTGGTAATGCACAAGATCTAAAACCAGAAACGTCTGAGAATATTACCGCGTCATTAAAATGGACGCCAGATTTTGATGGTTTTGATCTAAACATAGGTGTGACTTACTGGAGTTTAGAAGTTGAAGATACTATTCGTACAATAGATGCTGCAACAATCCTGAAACGTTGTTTTGATGCAGAAAATATGGACAGTCCTTTCTGTCCGCGAATTGAACGTGAGCAAGGCAGCAAACCTGCTGCATTAAATTTCCCAACACTTGTCGATAATTCGTTCTTAAATATTGGTGAAGAAACGTCAAAAGGTGTTGATGTTAATACGCAATTTGGCACGACATTAGGTGATGTATTTGGCTCTGCAGTTGAGTTTTCCTGGAGTAACCAATATACGCTACAAACAGAACGTGAGTTAACCATCTTTAAAGGCGAAGAGGCTATAGATCTACTTGAAACTTTTGGTACCCCTGAACATCGTTTAGTGTCTACCTTTAATTTTACAAGTGGTGCTTGGAACTGGTTGATAATTGCTAACTACATGTCGAGCACAGGAGCTGAAGAATCTGTACGTGAAACAGCCAACTGTGATTTGTTTATAACCAACGAAGAACTCGTAGGCAAACCGCAAACAGTCCCTGTATGTGATGCCGATAGTGCGGTGTATTTTGATACTTCATTAACCTATAGTGGCGAAGATTTTGCCGTTACCTTAGGTATGAATAATGTTATGGATACAGAGCCTGAATTGGTCGATATTTCTGCCGGTTCTAACCGCGGTAACATGGTGACTTCATCAGGATATGACTTACTAGGTCGCTCTTACTTCTTAAATGCAACATACCGCTTTTAA
- a CDS encoding S8 family serine peptidase produces the protein MKLSNFLTSAIAISVATAFTAHAADDRYIIQVDNNKKGVVKALAKKLGGELHVDANGFIAASFKGKDLASVKGLLNNPHVKLVEEDQRRMPLSAYADDGGNAMTEQLTPYAVYQSQANQVTFNSQAGMKVCIIDSGLDRSNQDFVWGNITGDNDSGTGNWDENGGPHGTHVAGTVAAADNNVGVVGMAPGVDLHIIKVFNADGWGYSSDLAQAANLCAGAGANIISMSLGGGGSNNTESNAFANFVTNGGLVVAAAGNDGNNVRSYPAGYESVMMIGANDADNQIADFSQFPSCTSGRGKKATSNENICVEVTAGGVDTLSTYPAGMATSANLTADDASFASSAMENSGSAAGNTYYMGTGEATDGGANGNICMIDRGAISFHDKVLNCENSGGIGAIIINNEAGMLYGTLGDTNATTIPAIGAAYEDRTALLAANSADISIGTSNYGYMSGTSMATPAVSGLAALVWSNHSECSGTDIRNALKATAEDAGATGKDVYFGHGIVKAAAADAYLTTNGCGTTPDPEPEPEPEPCKGNGPRCR, from the coding sequence TTGAAATTATCTAATTTCTTAACCTCAGCTATCGCTATTTCTGTAGCAACAGCTTTTACTGCACATGCAGCTGACGACCGATACATCATTCAAGTAGACAACAACAAAAAAGGTGTGGTGAAAGCACTTGCTAAAAAACTTGGTGGTGAATTACATGTAGATGCAAATGGCTTTATTGCCGCATCATTTAAAGGTAAAGATTTGGCCAGTGTAAAGGGATTATTAAATAATCCGCACGTTAAATTGGTTGAAGAAGATCAACGTCGTATGCCTTTATCAGCTTATGCTGACGATGGTGGTAACGCGATGACAGAGCAACTTACACCATATGCTGTGTACCAATCACAAGCAAATCAAGTGACCTTTAATAGCCAAGCAGGTATGAAAGTTTGTATTATTGATTCAGGATTGGATCGCTCAAACCAGGATTTTGTTTGGGGTAACATCACTGGTGATAACGATAGCGGTACAGGTAATTGGGATGAAAATGGTGGTCCACATGGTACACATGTTGCGGGAACTGTTGCCGCTGCCGATAATAATGTGGGTGTTGTTGGTATGGCTCCAGGTGTCGATTTGCACATCATCAAAGTGTTTAATGCAGATGGTTGGGGTTATTCATCAGATTTAGCGCAAGCGGCAAACTTATGTGCAGGTGCAGGTGCTAACATCATCTCAATGAGTTTAGGTGGTGGCGGTTCAAATAATACCGAATCAAACGCTTTTGCCAATTTTGTTACTAACGGTGGTTTAGTCGTTGCCGCAGCAGGTAATGATGGTAATAACGTGCGTTCATATCCTGCTGGCTATGAATCAGTAATGATGATTGGTGCGAATGATGCCGATAACCAAATTGCAGATTTCTCACAATTTCCTAGCTGTACTTCTGGACGCGGTAAAAAAGCGACAAGCAATGAAAACATTTGTGTCGAAGTTACTGCTGGCGGTGTAGATACTTTATCTACTTACCCTGCTGGCATGGCAACTAGTGCAAACCTTACAGCCGATGACGCTTCTTTTGCATCTTCAGCAATGGAGAACTCTGGTTCAGCCGCTGGTAATACATATTATATGGGAACTGGTGAAGCTACTGATGGTGGCGCTAACGGTAATATTTGTATGATTGATCGCGGTGCGATTTCATTCCATGACAAAGTGCTAAACTGCGAAAACTCTGGTGGTATTGGTGCAATAATCATTAATAATGAAGCTGGTATGTTATACGGCACATTAGGTGATACCAATGCAACAACAATTCCAGCAATTGGGGCCGCATATGAAGACAGAACAGCTTTATTAGCAGCCAACTCTGCTGACATATCTATTGGCACAAGTAATTATGGTTATATGAGCGGTACTTCGATGGCCACTCCTGCAGTATCTGGCCTTGCTGCGTTAGTTTGGTCAAACCATAGCGAGTGTTCTGGTACTGATATTCGTAATGCTCTTAAAGCAACGGCTGAAGATGCTGGCGCTACAGGAAAGGACGTTTACTTTGGTCATGGTATCGTTAAAGCCGCTGCTGCTGACGCGTATTTAACAACGAATGGTTGTGGTACTACTCCAGATCCAGAGCCAGAGCCAGAACCAGAGCCGTGTAAAGGTAATGGACCTAGATGTCGTTAA